A genomic window from Silene latifolia isolate original U9 population chromosome Y, ASM4854445v1, whole genome shotgun sequence includes:
- the LOC141629638 gene encoding putative mitochondrial protein AtMg00310, which produces MKKINKICKDYFWNIGNGSNRMVFKSWQHICRPSQEGGFNIKELLSWNRALLAKWIWLLSGNDGGIWAAWHRAYVFPIVSIWQMSLKDRFSESLCSIIKVKDAILANVGTPEAGASPGLVGSEREIPGPPGL; this is translated from the coding sequence ATGaagaaaataaacaagatttgTAAGGACTATTTCTGGAACATTGGGAATGGGAGTAACAGGATGGTCTTTAAGTCTTGGCAACATATTTGTAGACCTTCTCAGGAAGGGGGTTTCAACATTAAGGAGTTGCTTTCCTGGAATAGAGCATTACTAGCTAAATGGATTTGGCTGCTGTCTGGTAATGATGGAGGGATCTGGGCTGCTTGGCATCGAGCTTATGTTTTCCCTATTGTTTCCATCTGGCAAATGTCTCTGAAAGATAGATTCTCTGAAAGTTTGTGCAGCATTATTAAGGTTAAGGATGCAATCCTTGCCAATGTGGGCACCCCTGAGGCTGGCGCTTCCCCCGGTTTAGTTGGGTCGGAAAGGGAAATTCCAGGTCCACCTGGCTTATGA
- the LOC141629639 gene encoding uncharacterized protein LOC141629639 produces MYDGLILKIQSIATKFSTKHLSYAGRIQVLNSVVFGLTNFWCTSLLMPRQICKRINRISKSIFWGHAFNDRKPVFKSLTSICTPWEEGGFNIKSLQAWNTAALLQWLWKIDQNQGAIWTKWIDNYITNSTSIWDVVAHEKHSESIRGILQIWDSCIQNMGGFHSFQLLLRSFTVRDKFSIRKAYAHIRNCGSPQPVYNAIHHGTMVSRHKVLLMLAVQDRLATVAKLMSRGLPMANRCSLCKQATETSTPLFFSCNYTGELQHCVKQWTNIHFSSTELSSLLLWKRIS; encoded by the exons ATGTATGATGGGTTGATATTGAAAATCCAAAGCATTGCTACAAAATTCTCCACTAAACATCTCTCTTATGCTGGAAGAATCCAAGTGTTGAACTCTGTTGTATTTGGATTAACTAACTTCTGGTGTACAAGTCTACTGATGCCCAGGCAAATCTGTAAACGAATTAACAGAATCAGTAAGAGTATTTTCTGGGGCCATGCTTTCAATGACAGGAAACCTGTCTTCAAGAGCTTGACCAGTATTTGCACTCCTTGGGAAGAGGGTGGGTTTAACATCAAGAGCTTACAAGCTTGGAATACTGCTGCCCTCCTTCAATGGCTATGGAAGATTGATCAGAATCAGGGGGCCATATGGACAAAATGGATTGACAACTACATCACAAACTCTACCTCCATCTGGGATGTTGTTGCCCATGAAAAgcattctgagagcatcagaggtATCCTCCAGATTTGGGACAGCTGCATTCAGAACATGGGAGGGTTTCATTCCTTTCAGCTTTTGCTCCGCAGCTTCACTGTTAGAGATAAGTTTTCCATCAGGAAAGCTTATGCACACATCAGGAATTGTGGATCTCCACAACCAGTTTATAACGCTATCCATCATGGTACCATGGTTTCCAGACATAAGGTCCTCCTTATGCTAGCTGTGCAGGATAGATTAGCTACTGTGGCTAAGCTTATGTCTCGAGGTCTCCCTATGGCAAACAGGTGCAGTTTGTGTAAACAAGCTACTGAAACTTCTACACCTCTCTTTTTCAGCTGCAACTATACTGGGGAACTGCAGCATTGTGTCAAGCAGTGGACAAATATACACTTCAGTAGCACTGAACTCTCCTCCTTACTTCTTTG GAAAAGAATCTCATAA